Genomic segment of Paenalkalicoccus suaedae:
TCTAGTAGCGCGTCACGATCGTCGCCCCAGTAGAGGTGGAAGTGGTGAGCGTCTGTTGGGTAGATGCTGTGGTCGCTGAACTGAATGAATGCTGGCATGTCTTCGTCTCCATCTTGCTTTTCAAAGATAAAGCGTACGCCGCGGTTGCCCGCTTCATACTCGAGGATTTCATATCCATCGTAGCTATATGTAGCCGTGTATTCGCCTTCGTCGGACGTGAATGTGAACGAGTCTTCTGTGATCGTCATATAATCGACGTCTGTTTCGTAGCCGATTTCATAGTACTCTTTGTACTCCTCAGCCGTCATGGAATCGCTCTCGCTCGCCTTGTGCTCCATGACTTCATCTAATTCTCCAGAAACAAGGTAAGGATAGACAGACTGCCATTCACCTTCCCAATCGGATAATTCACGGTCTTCAATTTGATCATCTTCGAAATAGCCGCTGTAAATTGCTTGCTCTTCTTCACTTAGCTCATGCCCGTGCGCGTGGTCGTGGTCATGATCGTGGTCATCGTTATGATTATGATCATGGTCATGGTCGTGGTCATCGTTATGATTGTGATCATCGTTATGGTCGTGATTATGATCATTGTTATGATCGTGATTGTGCTCTTCTTCCTCTACATTCGTATCGTTCTCTGCAACAGGCTCATTCTCAGTATTCATGTTGTTAGCCTCTTCTGTTGCAACGTTCGTTGTGTTTGCTTCGTTTCCTGACGTTTCGTCATTAGAATTACAAGCCGCTAAAAGCAAAGCAGCAGTCATCGCAGAACCGATAAGCATTGTCTGTTTTTTCATGTGTATAAGCTCCTTTTGTAAATAGTAATCGTTACGATTTATGACTATACGCCTTATTCACAGAAACGTCAAGCAAGTCTATGAATAAAAGTAATATGCCTATTTTCTTGTAAACTCTCTATCTAAAGTCGCGTTAGGTGCTAGTTGCTTAGAGAGTAATGCATGAAGACGATTAATATGAAAGGGCACCTTCTTTAAGGATTTGATAGCATGGCAGTTAGCAACCAGGATCTTCGTATTTTTCTAGAAAAGAATGTACCGTACTCATGTTTTATGTACTGCACTCAAAAGTTAGTGAACCCTCACCTTCTATTCTGTCTTTAACTTTTCACCCTGCAACAAACTCTTCCATTTTCCAACAACTAGGCGTATAGTAAAAACCAACAACTTCATTAAAGGTGGCATACACAATGAAAGAAATCGCAATCGGCATACTGGCCTCCATGTTTTTTGCTGTCACATTCATTTTGAACCGCTCGATGGAACTAAGTGGCGGCAGCTTTCTGTGGAGCTCGTCCCTACGCTTTTTATTTATGATCCCTTTCTTACTTTTACTTGTCCTATTCAGACGTAACCTCAGCCAAATCTTCACTGAAATAAAAAAAGCACCGTTATCATGGCTCGGCTGGAGCTTCGTTGGCTTTGTGCTCTTTTATGTACCTCTTACATATGCAGCAGCTTATGGACCTGGCTGGCTCATAGCCGGAACGTGGCAGCTGACGATCGTTGCCGGGATTCTGATCGGCCCGATTTTCCTCAAGCAAAAGCTTGCCGTGCAGTCGCTTATGCTCTCGCTCATTATATTTGCCGGCGTTGTGCTGATTCAGTGGCAGCACGCGGATGGTCTGCAACTCTCGATGCTTGCAGGAATTTTGCCAGTTGTTTTGGCTGCATTTGCTTATCCGCTTGGCAACCGCAAAATGATGGAGCTCGTTGACGGGCGCCTTGACACGTTTCAGCGCATACTTGGCATGACGCTTATGACGACACCGTTTTGGCTACTTCTTGCCGGAGCTGGTCTCGTAACCGTTGGCCCACCGCCCGCGAGTCAAGTGCTTCAAGCCTTT
This window contains:
- a CDS encoding metal-binding protein ZinT translates to MKKQTMLIGSAMTAALLLAACNSNDETSGNEANTTNVATEEANNMNTENEPVAENDTNVEEEEHNHDHNNDHNHDHNDDHNHNDDHDHDHDHNHNDDHDHDHDHAHGHELSEEEQAIYSGYFEDDQIEDRELSDWEGEWQSVYPYLVSGELDEVMEHKASESDSMTAEEYKEYYEIGYETDVDYMTITEDSFTFTSDEGEYTATYSYDGYEILEYEAGNRGVRFIFEKQDGDEDMPAFIQFSDHSIYPTDAHHFHLYWGDDRDALLDEVTNWPTYYPADMDGHDIAHEMIAH
- a CDS encoding DMT family transporter, which encodes MKEIAIGILASMFFAVTFILNRSMELSGGSFLWSSSLRFLFMIPFLLLLVLFRRNLSQIFTEIKKAPLSWLGWSFVGFVLFYVPLTYAAAYGPGWLIAGTWQLTIVAGILIGPIFLKQKLAVQSLMLSLIIFAGVVLIQWQHADGLQLSMLAGILPVVLAAFAYPLGNRKMMELVDGRLDTFQRILGMTLMTTPFWLLLAGAGLVTVGPPPASQVLQAFIVGVSSGVIATTLFFIATDRVRGDSERLGAVEATQSTQVIFVMVGEVLLLSTRLPSGIAILGLLLIMIGMTLHSFLSRKSGRTAPIMATKKAR